From the Dama dama isolate Ldn47 chromosome 24, ASM3311817v1, whole genome shotgun sequence genome, one window contains:
- the C24H3orf84 gene encoding uncharacterized protein C3orf84 homolog yields MQSALVGSWHNSGFYGHYRGQFRSDSAREYRLAAKPQPPAVFLQRCQEPPQQHFFSKHDNRTSFDKGPYCLLQGIGRRKDLERLWQQHTFLRWAPCELELRQLRPLKSSYQTQFRSGPGLRDFPQRLVHFVQIQPPRVNTTYQQNFCQPSRGGHCGSDNVGPQTPVTDTLPDLPGIPRPKLLQHYLHTGVSECLNWSGTLNKDG; encoded by the exons ATGCAAAGTGCTTTAGTAGGCTCCTGG CACAACAGTGGCTTCTATGGGCACTACAGAGGCCAATTCAGGAGTGACAGTGCTCGAGAATACCGCCTTGCAGCCAAGCCCCAGCCTCCAGCAGTGTTCCTGCAACGTTGTCAG GAACCACCACAGCAACACTTCTTCTCCAAGCATGACAACCGCACTTCCTTCGACAAG GGGCCCTACTGCCTGCTACAGGGAATCGGAAGGCGGAAAGACTTGGAGCGCCTGTGGCAGCAGCATACCTTCCTGCGCTGGGCACCCTGTGAACTGGAGTTGCGCCAGCTGCGGCCCCTCAAATCCTCCTACCAGACCCAATTCCGGTCCGGGCCAGGACTCAGGGACTTCCCCCAGCGCCTTGTCCACTTTGTGCAGATCCAGCCTCCCCGTGTCAACACCACCTACCAGCAGAATTTCTGCCAGCCTTCCCGGGGTGGTCACTGTGGCAGCGACAACGtgggcccccagaccccagtCACCGACACGCTGCCTGACCTCCCGGGGATCCCCAGACCCAAGCTGCTGCAGCATTATCTTCACACTGGGGTCTCTGAGTGTCTAAACTGGTCCGGAACATTAAACAAGGATGGCTGA